TTGCCCTGAGTCCAAAAGAGAACGTTTCGAAATAGAAGACTATGgtaaatggaagaagcgcatgCTAGCCATGGCGCAAGCCAAGTTAAAGCAAGAGGAAGGTGTCAACGATAAGGAAAACGAGTTGGAAGGGGAAAACGAtcaaattatattgggttgttgaaaaaaaatgaaacacccacaatttttttgttagtttattaaaaaaaaaaaaacacaaaaaaagttaaaaattataGTTAACAATATTCTTTGAGTGCAAAAAGAGAGCTTCGTTGCATTGTTTTCTAGACAGGCTTATTTTATGAACGCCCCTCATTCCACATATTTGTAATGTGGCTAAGTAAAACTTCTCCAACATCTTGTGGTTGGCCATTACTTTTGTAAGCtgcaaatgtaaaaaaaatataattaaacatTTGCATAATTCAATATTTCTACAATGAAAATACTCAACCATTATACAAAACCAATTCTGCCTCATCCTCAGTTGGTGGccattccttcaaaagtttctttaagtgtttataaaatttcaataatatctctcttttcatttccttcatTTGCCAAGTGGTGGATGGCTGGTATGTCATGGCTTCAAAGAAGGACAACATAGGTGTGGCACCTTCCAAGGCGACATAGTATGTAGTTCCATTTATAGGCACAGTAAATTTATAAACATCGTTTTTAAAAGGCCTTTCGACTCCAGCTCTGTTCTTTACAATCGTCTCTAGAGGCTAGATATtagagaaaaaaagttttttaggtCAAGATAATATTGCAAATTGGGGATGAACTCTTTCATGATATCCCATGAAACAGTGTGAAAAATCACCATCTAGAGTAAACATTTGATTACGTTTGAGCTCTCAATGCCTTTTAATGATGTAGACTGTCTATCAAAAGGaaaacggtctataaactgCTACAGTGCAATGTTTGCTGGATATGTAAATAAGGATTGCTGTTATGGGGAGGTGTCGTTCAATCCAAGTTGAATATGCTACcataactttttgggcagctTTACGCTTTTTTGTTTCGCCACCGAGCGGGCATGACCTAGCACAACTTAAGTTGCAGTAGGATTAGGAGAATTCCCGCAAGAAAAAACCCATATTTTTTGAATAACTTTAAATGGAGAATAGATATGCGAACCGAACTGGATCTCGGGTTAGAATATGCGCATATGAGCTGAAATTCTGTGTAGATATAACATCAAAACATTTTCCAGCCATGGAAAGCTCCTCATAAAACTTCGGCATTAaggccattatcattgagctaaattttgaaacaattttcattggatttgcaaagaacttgtcaaatgcgTTTCatgaggtatatgagattcgaaaggatttttttaattcttaaatTAACTTACCACAACTCCTGCCTTAGTCAGTATACGACTTTCGATTCGTGAATTTACAAACATTGTATTTGGCACCAAAATAATTAAACGCTTTACGGCGAACTCCACCTTTTCCTTTGCCTCGTACAGCTCAATCCGTTCTTTTAAGCCCAGATGCCCGGTATGAGATGGTAATGTAAGTTTAAGGTATCCATGAAAATAGTTAGATGCCATGCCTATAAgacaaaaatcaataaaaatataagaaaattaaatgttataagcaaacaaaggtaCAACGATCAAAGAAATGGCGGGGCAACATgatggccattagttattttAATGCGctaataactcgctttgtcatatcgagtatcacagtCACTCAATATTTAAATCAGAGCCAGTGCCGACCGGCCCTCTCATTAAGACTATCACTCGATAATGGCTGCAACTACAGTTGCAGTAATTCCTgctgagcattccactatacgcaGCTTCTGGACGGTAGCCACACCTCACAAAGTTCTTAccgtgtgtggtgctcatagttgtcCCCTCCGGTGATAAATACCCATCAAATAAACCGgctaatttttaaagaaatttttttgggaCTGCTTTCtacttattaaaaaaagaacCTTTAACGAGATGTGCTCTGTAAAAGCAACGgtccaaaaaaaatcaactaagTATTTAAAATTTACGAAATTAATTACCTTCAGCATAATCCAAACCATGAGATTGTCGTATCCAATTAGCATATGATAGATGTGAGAAACTAATGTTGACACCGATAAGCAACCAATATAATGGTATATAACAAAGCCATCCTAATGGTGGTAGAATAAATTTTGCATTCATAGCAAATCTAACCAATGCTGCAAACACAACCAACATAACAATCACAATTGTTTCAATATTCACACTGAAACACCTTTTAGCCATTATCCACCATTGGTCACTTCCAGTGCTCTCATAGTAGTTGGTATACCAAAGTATTTCCCTTAGGTAAAGGAATAGACGCCTGGATAGCTCTGCTATAACAACCACGCATAATATTTGAATGCATGTATCTGAAAAATAGTTTGCCAAATAGAtagattttttttcagttttgatATTAACAATGTATTTTACTTACCTATATAGTCAAACATACTGCTACACTTTCTTTTATCAGATCGAAATTGTTTTGTTAAAGGTAAGTGGCATTGCAGCACCTCTTTTTTTGATGGCATTGCAGATTTCTCGGTAGTGGTGTTTCGATCAGCTGTTATAAAATGTAGGAATAGGTCGATACATTTCCTATACTATATGATCAAGAACagtaaaaactaaataaattaaattatgtAACAAGTCAGTCGCtagtaaaatttattttaaataaagtgTTATCTGGAATTATCCAAGATTCCCTCATTATTACTGAATAATGggaattatatttatttttttcttcaattgctGTTTTATTCTTATTATCTGTAattgcatgttatcgataacttaccagtaatgcagagtttacatggcacatctgatgtatggtcattgtaatagtattggtaGAAACAAAGGTGTATGCATCACATGTGCACAAaaccatcagtcatggctgaaaattcaaaataatttgattttttcgatgaatggcgtctatcgattaacgtttacaaagaaatgtgtaatcattaattgacagatattgaaaaacacgttATGTGCCAAATGATAATGGCCCTTTTAGACGGCATATCATGGCCGTACTCACCGTGTATATGTGTTGATTACAGGTTGTGGCAAGaacggtacatcgattttttattttctttgattttatataatttttcatattttacttGTCATTTCTTAGCCTTATTTGTCACAGAACGTGACATAAAACTGACTTACATATATCTTTTaatcttgtggctgctacacttgataatgcaaataaaaactggaatgtcaatttgacagtgtacagaaatttgacagcccAATGGAAATTTACGCCACCAAAGCCACAGGGTTGCATAcatgatttcgttgttgttcgGTTAGTGACTTTACCTTGTataaatttgcctaggccaaGCATCGATTAAAGTCGATTTTTTGCGATGCATATGCATATTGATTAGTGAACACTCTTTGTGACTGTAATTTTGTATTtcagttttaattttaattgttgAAGTTGAAATGTTCACCGTTCCTATTGTACCACCTGACTTACGTCATGAGGAAACTATCATCCAGGCAGCGTATGCTTTGGATAGTCTTCAAAATACTATTAACACCATATTTCGGTGCATCGACAATAGAATTGAGCAAAATAATGCAAAGGTGGGGGAGTTGCAAAGTCGCATAAAGAAATCACAGGAGAAGATCAAAAGTTTACAAGGAACTCGTAAGGCTATCCATATATACGCTCCTGCTCGTTTTCCGGCTAATCACGTTTTCAAGGATGATATTCCAGTAACCTTTAAAAAAAGCATTACAAGTGACGAGGTTAAGGGAGTAAAAAATGCAACAGAAGGCTACGAGGTGAAATCTAAAATAGACCTGAGTTTACCTAGCATAAATGAGAAGCTCGTGTTCTTCCATGTCAGAGAAACGGATCAAACTACTGGCGTTGACAACAACATGAAAAAAGAACGATTAAATATTAAGCAAGTTCAAGATTTGGGAGTCTTGCCAAATGATTTAAGATCTGTGGCATCCGTTTTGTTATTCAACAGTGAATACAGTCCATACAGTTTGGAGGAGGAAAATGCAGAGAAACGCGAAAACTGGAAGCGAGCTAAATTGCTAAGAACCAAGCGAAACCAAAAGAGCATTGCAAGTAATCAGACAACATCGAAACATGTTCTAGAGCCAGCACCCCACTCGTTAGCACACAGAAATGAGAAGCTTACACCATCAGGTGGATTAAAATACACCCCTAAACTGATTGAAGCTCCAGAGTTAGATTTGCCATGGGATTTGCCAGATTTGCAGGGAATAGCAGATGACTTGCGCTTCGAAGGGCAGGAAGCAAAACAAAAGATTGCGCCTTCTCTAGGATTGGTAGTTGAATCGCTACCCGACTTAGATCAGCTGATGCAGGAGAGTGCTAAAGGTAGCCAAACTTCAAAAGAATCTAATGTTGAACAAGTATCTAAGAGTACTGCAGACAAATTAGGTGATTGTCCACCTCCGCCTCCTCCCCCACCACCACAACCGGCACCGATGACTTCTAACTTGGTACCTCCACCTCCACCACCCCTACCACCTGCACAAAAACCAAACATATCTACAGCTAATTCTGCTGCTGCAGATTCCCGGTCTGAATTAATGGCGGCAATACGCAACGCCGGTGGAATGGGTAAAGCTCCCCTAAAACGAGCTGCGGCACCCAtaacatccaacaacagtgAAAACAGTGTCCATCCAGGGATAGCGCAAAACACTCAGCAAAGAAAAAATACTCCTAGTCCCGGAGGAGACCTAATGACTGATTTGCATAATAAATTATTGATGAGAAGAAAAGGCATTTCCGGGGCGAAAGAAAATCAGGATAATGTTCGTAAAAACGAATCATCGACCACGAGTACACCGTCTGGTAATCCGGTAATTTCAAGACTATCCTCGTTGATTCCTCCACCTGTAGCGAGAACAAAGATTGCCTCCGAAGATGAGGACGATGATTCTAACGATGCTGATTGGGTTGATTAACCTGCTACTGTTTTAGAGAAATATTCTTCCCTCGACATGATTGTAAAAATACATGGTATTGATTATcaattgtatatatgtatgtatatacaccTGTATTACGAAaatatgttgttgttttaaaaCATATCCATTAGGAGTTATTACCAGGTATCCAAATCAATTGCTATATAActcaaccaaaataaaaatatatataaaaaaagaattttaaaattcacTATGCGTATTAACTAACTTTTAAATTAACTTTTACTCTGCATATCAAGTTTCCTTACACTACTTGAAATAATTTGAGTTATCACACGAATGaagtgtaaaaatttcataaattttcattataGGAGTTCTTAAATAAAACCACTACATGAAATGGATTGTAGTTTTCTATTTACGTGATTATAATTAGGGATAAATGAAAATTCAGCACTCACTCAATTTTTATACTTTGGCaaacttttcaaaattaattttgctaCTAGCTGCCAACCTTATTACACTTACGTCTTTACGttttttgtaccctacaccactactgtggtacagggtattttaagtttgtgcatttatttgcaacgttaagaaggagcagagctagacccattgataagataccgatcgactaagaatcactttctgattcgatttccgtctgtgagtccatgtattcttgtaatcaaagtgcaggttgtATTTGTTGctcaatcacgaaattttgcacatatcacttttttggcccaaggacgaatgctattgattttggtaaaaatcggttcaaattaagatatagctcccatatatatgtatcgcccgatttgaactttaatggctctagtaactacaattttcaaccaatctgcataaaatttgaaaaggattgttttgttactgatcttagcaTATCTGTAAGATTGcatcaaaatctgttcagaataagatatagatcccatatatatgtatcccctgatttgcactttaatggctgaagtaactacaattttccaccgatctgcacaaattttGGCTTTGATTGTTTTgtaactgattttaacatatctgcaagatttcatcaaaatcggcatttttaataaaacttagaatgaactttaatcaaatatacttttttttacactttttttctaaagcaagctaaaagtaacagctgataactgacagaagaaagaatgcaattacagagtcacaagctgtgaaaaaatttttcaacgccgactatatgaaaaatccgcaattactttttgggcaatccaatatatctcccatatatttttatggccggatttgcacttatatggccgtattaacaacaattttcaaccgatctgcacaaattttGACTTTGATTGTTTTGtaactgatcttaatatatctgcaagatttcatcaaaatcggttcagatttaaatatatctccTGCATATTTTTATCGCCGGATATGCATTTATgaggccgtagtaactacaattttcaaacgatctgttcgaaaaaaaGTCTGCAGATtatgatgtagctctcatataattaTATGTACTGCCCGAATTCATAATTGTAGGGTAGTTTTACGGTATCATATAGTTGTAGTGTATTATGTAGTCCTTACTGGTTAAGATAACGATTTAACTTAAgctaacttttttaaaaaaatcacaagTTCGCTagtcaaaaaaatacaaattaaaacttttttattttgtcggagCGGAACGAATTTTGAGATTGGAAACTGATCCGCTTCGGTAATATAGGCCCGCTCCGCTCCACGTTCCACTCAACTCCAAATCCCTGGGGATAACTATAAGCACCATGCAGACTGGAACCTTGAGCTCCGTTCTATGTGGTGATTATCGTTATCACGAAAAGCTTATCTGGGAGCTACGGGGCCCGTCCACaagttgcgaatagtggaatgctccatacgcacTAGCTGCAGCTGCAGTCGCGCTCAATCAGTGCGATCGAGTGTAGAGTGTTAGAGTGAGGCCGGCGAAACCGacttttgcttaaatactgaatgcctatgatgcttgatatgacaaggtaAGTAATTAGCGCTTTCAAAAAACCAATGGTTATCATCAGGTTTGCCGtcaatcctatggcagccggttgtgcgtACCGGATTGTCCCGacgaagtccttcatcggcaagagcaGATGGCGATATacactgccgcctcagtgtacaacacactgctacaacaaccagGTTTGCAGGTTTTTTCTCAATAAATAATAGGCTGGAGCTTGGTAAGAATTGAAAAAGATGCACCTGGACTACAAGGAGGAGGTAGATACCTCGAAAATCGGGTTGGAACTAAAGCGTAAACTCGTAACGCTGAACAATTGAAAGTCAAACTTTTGCAGAAAAATTCGCAGAAGAGTAGAATTTTCAAAAGGTTTTACAAAAAGTCATTTGACTCCAAAAAGTTCGGAAATTCCGACTTTAGCCGCACAACGGTAGCActagttgttgtagcagtgtgttgtacacctagacggcagcccttgccgacgaaggattccatcgggttaatccggtacgtacaaccgactaCCATGGGTATGAAACACTATTCATCATGTTCCCACGtagatcggtcctatggacggTAACGAGCTGGCTCACCTAATGAAATTTGACGAGGATCACCGGCTCCACATGTGCCTTACGTTTCTGAATGGTGACGTTAAAACAGTGAATGCGACTGAATGTGATCAATTATTTGGCAGTGCTGAGCCAAGCAACGCTAATGGAGATGTGGCTGCACCGTTGCCAATGGATCCCGTGCGTACTAGTCttttatttctattattttgcatttttttttttgttttagcaattaatttttcattgagCCTTTAGAGCGTTTTTAGTTATGAATATTGCGTGCGATAAATCGTTTTTTCGCTCCTCATTGTTTGCTTATAGTGATAATTTAAATGTAGGGCATTATAATTGCCGCAGTTTTAACCTCTCTGACAGGTCATCTAAAATTAACGAAATTAGAAATGCTGCTGTTGACAGTTTGTTAAGTGTAGTAGGTGTTTTCGAAACTTGGCTAAAATGAAATGGTCATCCGTGTGTGAGAGGTGGGGTGTTGCTTTGTTTGTCTCTAAGTCTATTAAGTACAAAGTTGTTTTTAGTGGTAGTCAATGTGGGATTGttgaatgtttgtttgtagaacTTTTCCTTGGTTCTACAATAGAAATGTTCTTGTTGGTGTATGGTATATCTTCTGCGGGGAAATTTTCGGGCATTTGAAAGTGAAGTTGCTGATGTATTGGTTAGATACTCTGACGTCATAATTTTGGGAGATTTCAATAATAATCTTTTTGATTTGTCGTCTTCTTATAGTGTGCGCGAAAGTCGTAGGCTGCTTAATGTGCCAATTGTCCACAACTCTCTTGTTACAACTTTAGTGCTGTACATAATTCTACTTCTTTACTCGATTTTGTTCTTGTTAGTGATCGTAGTTGTGTCTGTGTTACTAACCAGGTTGTTTGTGCCAGTATATCGGATCATGCGTTTATTTTCGTGTCCCTTAATGTTTCAGTTCTTAATGTTTTGCAGTTCTTTGAATATGTTGATTATAATGCTTTGAGTCGTGATAATTTGCAGGAAATTGTTTCGTCTACTGATTTTTCCGCTTTGTATTCCACTAGTGACGTTGATTTTCAATGTAGTCGCTTTAGTAGCTGTCTTGCGTCTATCCATAATgcatttcctataaaaaaaaggGTGAGAAGGACTAGGAGTGCGGATTGGTTTAGCAATCCCCTCATTTCGAGATTTGGCAAACGGTTTTTAACACACACCATTTGCTTTGTTTACCTTTGAGATGGGATCGGCGGatcgattaattttttttttgcccgaaTTCGATAACTTTTTGACAAATCACGTTCTTACCTTAGACATCGTTCTCAATTTTTCAATGAAACCACCAAATATTTTAGACAAATATGTATtttaaaaaacatatatatatatatatgtatattatttataaaatgtAAATATTATATTTGTATACCTCATGCTGTAGGTTCCATTTGTTTAAAGTAGAAATCCGAAATGCAATGACATATGCTCACATCATATACGTAACAATATAATTATCGAATTATTTAATGTGAATGCAGAGACATTGGGTATTTTTAGTTGCATTTTCATTTAACTACCAAGTAAAATTTGGTTGTTGGTAAACACAATGGAAGATCTAATATGGAGCTAAGGTTTACAGAATACATTAATCGGTTAAGAGAAGATAAACAACTAAGattgtaaaaaattgttttatgtaATGTATTGAATGTATGCCTCCTACATCATTGCATTCCCTTTATTTGCACATTTATGTATTACACATGAAAGTATGTTAAATATAActatttatatgtatgtatgcgtATATATATTTCGCTAACAAAACACCCGATTTTAACAGACGTGTCAATACCCAGAAACACAACACAGTTTAGTAGGTTTTTCAATTGACCTTCATCTTCAATTTGAATTTATcaaactttttaacaaaaactaattttaatagAACAAAAGCTTAAAAACTTTCTCAAACATATCATAAAAATATTACGAAATTTAAACGTAATCTCAATAGCGAGGAGGAGATGGGTCGACAGTTCCCGCCCTGAACCGCACGGGGGTCGTGACTGTATGCTACGTGACAGGCCTATTAACGCGAACTTCGGAGATAACGTAGTCAGAAGGCGGCCGGTAAGGGTAACGCCTCAAGGctggggtgttttcgggattCGCGGAATGGGATGCAAATCCTGGGATTGAAGAGAATGATACTTCGGTCTTTATAGATAGCTCCAAGATGGAGACAGGGTCtagattggggccatacttcgATACACAAAATATCGGGACGTCGGTGAGACTGTCGGACGAGTGCCTTTGCGGCTGTGCCATAACGATAGCCGCAAAGGATATTCTGGGAAAATCAGTATACATGTATGGCGGCCCTCAAAGCCGTCGGTTCTAGGACAGTGAGGTGAAAGTTCTTGGCGGTATTTGTGGAATCCCTGAATAGACTCCAGTTGTACGACATGGATTTGCGCTTACCCCTACTCTCTTCTTGTAATTTCTTTTTatcacatacttttcatttgcttTTCACTGCAGGTCAGACTGGccaccgagtgaactcacctt
The genomic region above belongs to Stomoxys calcitrans chromosome 5, idStoCalc2.1, whole genome shotgun sequence and contains:
- the LOC106083449 gene encoding stimulator of interferon genes protein homolog isoform X1, translated to MTIHQMCHVNSALLYRKCIDLFLHFITADRNTTTEKSAMPSKKEVLQCHLPLTKQFRSDKRKCSSMFDYIDTCIQILCVVVIAELSRRLFLYLREILWYTNYYESTGSDQWWIMAKRCFSVNIETIVIVMLVVFAALVRFAMNAKFILPPLGWLCYIPLYWLLIGVNISFSHLSYANWIRQSHGLDYAEGMASNYFHGYLKLTLPSHTGHLGLKERIELYEAKEKVEFAVKRLIILVPNTMFVNSRIESRILTKAGVVPLETIVKNRAGVERPFKNDVYKFTVPINGTTYYVALEGATPMLSFFEAMTYQPSTTWQMKEMKREILLKFYKHLKKLLKEWPPTEDEAELVLYNAYKSNGQPQDVGEVLLSHITNMWNEGRS
- the LOC106083449 gene encoding stimulator of interferon genes protein homolog isoform X2, which gives rise to MPSKKEVLQCHLPLTKQFRSDKRKCSSMFDYIDTCIQILCVVVIAELSRRLFLYLREILWYTNYYESTGSDQWWIMAKRCFSVNIETIVIVMLVVFAALVRFAMNAKFILPPLGWLCYIPLYWLLIGVNISFSHLSYANWIRQSHGLDYAEGMASNYFHGYLKLTLPSHTGHLGLKERIELYEAKEKVEFAVKRLIILVPNTMFVNSRIESRILTKAGVVPLETIVKNRAGVERPFKNDVYKFTVPINGTTYYVALEGATPMLSFFEAMTYQPSTTWQMKEMKREILLKFYKHLKKLLKEWPPTEDEAELVLYNAYKSNGQPQDVGEVLLSHITNMWNEGRS
- the LOC106083412 gene encoding WASH complex subunit 1 → MFTVPIVPPDLRHEETIIQAAYALDSLQNTINTIFRCIDNRIEQNNAKVGELQSRIKKSQEKIKSLQGTRKAIHIYAPARFPANHVFKDDIPVTFKKSITSDEVKGVKNATEGYEVKSKIDLSLPSINEKLVFFHVRETDQTTGVDNNMKKERLNIKQVQDLGVLPNDLRSVASVLLFNSEYSPYSLEEENAEKRENWKRAKLLRTKRNQKSIASNQTTSKHVLEPAPHSLAHRNEKLTPSGGLKYTPKLIEAPELDLPWDLPDLQGIADDLRFEGQEAKQKIAPSLGLVVESLPDLDQLMQESAKGSQTSKESNVEQVSKSTADKLGDCPPPPPPPPPQPAPMTSNLVPPPPPPLPPAQKPNISTANSAAADSRSELMAAIRNAGGMGKAPLKRAAAPITSNNSENSVHPGIAQNTQQRKNTPSPGGDLMTDLHNKLLMRRKGISGAKENQDNVRKNESSTTSTPSGNPVISRLSSLIPPPVARTKIASEDEDDDSNDADWVD